The Haloarcula laminariae genomic sequence CCGCGCTGAACTACGCGCTGCACTCGACGACGCAGAACCGCGACAACGACCCGGCCGACGGTGGGCCGGTCGACTTCGCCGCCTTCGACAGCGGCGTGGGGGCGGGCGAGGCCTCGGGGACTGCCGACGTGGCCGCCGACGGGGGGACACGGAATGGCGATTAACTCCGAGGTGCTGGTCATCGGCGGCGGCCTCGCCGGGCTGACCAGTGCGCTAAAGGCGGCGCGCGAGGGCGCGGACGTGCGCCTGGTTTCCTACAAGCAGAGCTCGCTCCGTCACGCCTCCGGGCTGGTGGACCTGCTCGGATACACGCCCGACGGCGAGGGGCCGATAACCGACCCCTACGCCGCGATGGGCGACCTGCCCGAGGAACACCCCTACCGGCGGGTCGGCGTCGAGACCGTCCGGGAGTCGATGTCGCTGTTCGACGAGGTGACCGACTACCGGGGCGACCACACCGACACGAACGCCCTGGTGCCGACCCACGGCGGGACGGTCAAGCCGACGGCGCGCTACCCGACCGGGGCGGCCGCCGGGCTGGCAAGCGACGACCGCGACGTGTTGCTGGTTGGGCTCGAATCGCTGGTCGACTTCGACGCGCCACACGCCGCCGCCCATCTGGAGGCGGCCGGCGTCCCCTTCGACGTGCGGGGCGAGACCATCCGGTTCCCGGGCGACCTGCAGGCCGACGCGAAGATCACCCGGTACGCCAAACTGCTCGACACCAACGGCGACGTGGCCGTGCGGGGTCGCAAGAAGGGCGCCCGCGACGCGCTCGCCGAGCGGGTCAACACCGTTCGGGACACGGAGGAACGGATCGGCTTTCCGGCTATCCTCGGCGACGCCCACACCGACGCCGTGCGCGCGGCCCTGGAGGAGAAAATCGGCGCCGACGTCTTCGAGGTCCCGATGGGGCCCCCTTCGCTTCCGGGGCTCCGGCTCGAAGACGCCCTCTTCGAGGCCCTGGACGAGGCCGGCGCGAGCTTCGAGACCGGCAACCCGGTCGTCGACTTCGACGCCGACGGCGAGCGCATCGAGACGGTGTACATCGAGAAAAACGGCGCGAAGATTCCCAACAGCGCCGACCAGTACGTCCTCGCGACGGGCGGGCTGGTCGGCAAGGGCATCGAGTCGGACCGCGAGAGCGTGACGGAGCCCGTCTTCGACTGTCACATCGAACACGGCGAGGACCGTTACGAGTGGTTCGACGGCGACGCCTTCGGCGACCACCCCTTCGCCAGCTTCGGCGTCGAGACCGACGAGACCCTGCGGCCGCTGACCGCCGACAGCGCGGTCCAGTTCGAGAACCTGCGGGCGGCGGGGTCGGTGCTCGGCGGCTACGACTTCGCCGCAGAGAAATCCGGTAGCGGAGTGTCGATTGCGACAGGCTACGTGGCGGGCGAGAACGCCGCAGCGGAGGCACGATGAGCGACGCACAATCCCCAACAGAGTTCGACCCAGTGGAACCGAACACGGGCGAGGACTTCGAACCGGTCGACGTCTTCCCCGACAGCAACGACTTCGACCTGCGACCCGGCGCCGACTCCTGTTTCAAGTGCTCGGTGTGTGACACCAACTGCCCGGTCGCCGAGGTCGACGACGAGTTCCCCGG encodes the following:
- the glpB gene encoding glycerol-3-phosphate dehydrogenase subunit GlpB, producing the protein MAINSEVLVIGGGLAGLTSALKAAREGADVRLVSYKQSSLRHASGLVDLLGYTPDGEGPITDPYAAMGDLPEEHPYRRVGVETVRESMSLFDEVTDYRGDHTDTNALVPTHGGTVKPTARYPTGAAAGLASDDRDVLLVGLESLVDFDAPHAAAHLEAAGVPFDVRGETIRFPGDLQADAKITRYAKLLDTNGDVAVRGRKKGARDALAERVNTVRDTEERIGFPAILGDAHTDAVRAALEEKIGADVFEVPMGPPSLPGLRLEDALFEALDEAGASFETGNPVVDFDADGERIETVYIEKNGAKIPNSADQYVLATGGLVGKGIESDRESVTEPVFDCHIEHGEDRYEWFDGDAFGDHPFASFGVETDETLRPLTADSAVQFENLRAAGSVLGGYDFAAEKSGSGVSIATGYVAGENAAAEAR